The following proteins are co-located in the Bacteroidales bacterium genome:
- a CDS encoding TonB-dependent receptor: MGRLHCFLFFFFGFVSLHSFLLSQDMPVKEVNPVIVESNRKFFTDDQIIRNVIVKPALAEQYTGLAEMLGKTSSVNIRNYGAAGSLASISMQGTGSNHTLVTWNGIPLNSPTTGQADLSLIPTAFVQSVDVINGASGSLFGSGTFGGTVNLDNQPDWNNRASAQYIFNAGSFGSFGNHLFLKAGNRHLQYQLSAMQAVAKNDFRYRDHYRFEDPYITNSHNAYRSFGLLQNAWINLEKAGTIEAGIWYQLKSLQLPALMGSYKSSQADQKDSVFRTFVNYSKKWDKSALTIRTAYLSDFLNYRDKSETDSTWTLDSKIATSRFISEADYRIFITSNLVAGGGINYNYLAGRSNNYGGLVKENEYALYGGLKYILKKIILNTAVRKTFYEGLNPDPQFSAGIRYQVSDRFNVRSAYSTKFRRPGFNEKYWRPGGNPELNPEKGRGVDISFEYTCRDAMHQTDAINRVSTAASRSSFINARITGYYQTVDNWIQWIMRDSITPVEYKKVKAGGIESWIDFGVTSGDYSINGSLNYNFHHSVIARTFDDKEIYRGKQLIYTPRHTFRMNTEIHRKGIMAGVFTSYTGKRETVETADRAVQLPSYWTIDLTTGIEKQINQIPIALFFRVENILDQSYEVIRSYPMPGRSYHITASVGFSHNQSK; encoded by the coding sequence ATGGGACGGCTTCATTGCTTTTTATTTTTTTTCTTCGGTTTTGTTTCACTGCATTCATTTTTGCTTTCGCAGGATATGCCTGTAAAGGAAGTTAACCCGGTTATTGTTGAATCCAACCGTAAGTTTTTTACCGATGATCAGATTATAAGAAATGTGATTGTAAAGCCGGCACTTGCCGAACAATACACGGGACTTGCTGAAATGCTCGGGAAAACAAGCTCGGTGAATATCCGGAATTACGGTGCTGCAGGTTCACTTGCATCGATATCCATGCAGGGAACAGGAAGCAACCATACCCTTGTAACGTGGAACGGAATTCCGCTTAATTCACCCACGACAGGTCAGGCGGATCTTTCGCTGATACCCACAGCATTTGTTCAAAGCGTTGATGTGATTAACGGTGCATCGGGCAGTCTTTTCGGAAGTGGCACTTTCGGAGGAACAGTGAACCTGGATAATCAACCCGATTGGAATAACAGGGCATCCGCACAGTATATTTTCAATGCGGGCAGCTTCGGCTCTTTCGGAAATCATCTTTTTCTTAAGGCCGGCAACCGACACCTCCAATATCAGTTGTCTGCCATGCAGGCCGTGGCAAAAAATGATTTCAGATACAGGGACCATTACCGTTTTGAAGATCCGTATATTACTAACAGCCATAATGCATACAGGTCGTTCGGTTTACTCCAGAATGCATGGATTAACCTTGAAAAGGCAGGAACCATAGAAGCAGGAATCTGGTACCAGCTAAAATCGCTACAACTTCCGGCACTTATGGGTTCCTATAAATCAAGTCAGGCTGATCAAAAGGACAGTGTTTTCAGAACCTTCGTGAATTATAGCAAAAAATGGGACAAGTCAGCTTTAACCATCCGTACCGCTTATCTTTCAGATTTTCTCAACTACAGGGATAAATCAGAAACTGATTCAACATGGACCCTTGACTCAAAAATCGCAACAAGCCGGTTCATCAGTGAGGCGGATTACAGGATTTTCATTACATCCAACCTGGTGGCCGGAGGTGGAATTAACTATAACTACCTGGCCGGCCGTTCAAATAATTACGGCGGTTTGGTAAAAGAAAATGAATATGCCCTTTACGGCGGGTTGAAGTACATTTTGAAAAAGATCATTCTGAACACAGCTGTTAGAAAAACATTTTATGAAGGCTTAAATCCTGATCCCCAATTCTCTGCCGGAATTCGTTACCAGGTAAGTGACCGTTTCAATGTACGATCTGCTTATTCAACCAAATTCAGAAGGCCGGGTTTCAATGAAAAATACTGGCGTCCGGGTGGTAATCCCGAATTGAACCCTGAAAAGGGAAGGGGAGTTGACATATCTTTTGAATATACTTGCAGAGACGCGATGCATCAGACAGACGCGATAAATCGCGTCTCTACGGCTGCATCTCGATCATCATTCATCAATGCCAGGATCACAGGTTATTACCAAACCGTGGATAACTGGATACAGTGGATCATGCGCGATTCAATAACCCCGGTTGAATATAAAAAAGTCAAAGCCGGTGGAATTGAAAGCTGGATTGATTTCGGAGTAACAAGCGGTGACTATTCTATCAATGGTTCTTTAAATTATAATTTTCACCATTCGGTCATTGCACGAACTTTTGACGATAAAGAAATTTACAGGGGCAAACAATTAATATACACGCCACGACACACGTTCAGGATGAACACCGAGATTCATCGCAAAGGAATCATGGCCGGTGTATTTACATCCTATACAGGAAAAAGAGAAACAGTTGAAACAGCTGATCGTGCCGTTCAATTGCCCTCTTATTGGACTATTGACCTGACAACAGGAATAGAAAAGCAGATCAATCAAATCCCTATAGCGCTTTTTTTCCGGGTTGAGAATATACTCGATCAATCGTATGAAGTAATCCGGTCATACCCGATGCCTGGCAGAAGCTATCACATTACCGCCTCGGTAGGCTTTTCACACAATCAATCGAAATAA
- a CDS encoding tetratricopeptide repeat protein, translated as MNMIKYLAFTCFLLTISITGKTQTAVNDLLESGKKKHEKGAPEAAIKDYSKAIELDGKNADAYYFRGNSYFALEKYNEAAEDFSTALKLKPDYKDALFNRANSWYELGKFTSAIDDLTRLIKEDPESADAFFTRGNCYYKTGEYKQALNDFTKGLELNASDPDGYYDRANTYYNLGMFDAAVSDYTKAISLQDETFDFYFNRALAYFSLEMNDKACKDLQKASELGDDQAKEYAKELCK; from the coding sequence ATGAATATGATAAAATACCTGGCATTTACCTGCTTTCTGTTAACGATTTCAATCACCGGCAAAACCCAGACTGCTGTGAATGATTTGCTTGAATCGGGTAAAAAGAAACATGAAAAAGGTGCTCCTGAGGCAGCAATTAAGGACTACTCCAAAGCTATTGAACTCGACGGCAAAAACGCTGATGCCTATTATTTTCGCGGGAACTCCTATTTCGCGCTGGAGAAATACAACGAGGCAGCCGAGGATTTTTCAACTGCGCTGAAACTGAAACCCGACTATAAGGATGCTTTGTTTAACAGGGCCAATTCATGGTATGAACTGGGAAAATTTACCTCTGCCATTGACGATTTGACCCGGTTAATCAAAGAAGATCCGGAATCTGCGGATGCCTTTTTTACAAGAGGAAACTGCTATTATAAGACAGGGGAATACAAACAGGCGCTGAATGACTTCACAAAAGGTCTTGAACTCAACGCCAGCGATCCCGACGGATACTACGACAGGGCGAATACTTACTATAATCTCGGGATGTTCGACGCTGCCGTAAGCGATTACACAAAGGCCATTTCGTTACAGGATGAAACCTTTGATTTCTATTTCAACAGGGCATTGGCCTATTTTTCACTTGAAATGAACGACAAAGCCTGTAAAGATCTGCAAAAAGCGTCTGAATTAGGGGACGACCAGGCTAAGGAATATGCGAAGGAATTGTGTAAATAG
- the ligA gene encoding NAD-dependent DNA ligase LigA — protein MTARERILQLRSEIDHHNYLYYVLAQPSIDDETYDRLLKELQELEKQNPDLYDPNSPTQRVGSDSDSEFRQIAHTWPMLSLDNTYSQQEIEDFDERVRKDIPGAVEYVCELKYDGVSINLHYEKGRLVYAVTRGDGVKGDDVTANVKTIRSVPLTLKNTGYPDVFDIRGEIYMPHAGFEKMNRDRAENGEALFANPRNATSGTLKTKNSSMVAKRPLDCWIYYLPGMESVYKTHYESITAAREWGFKVPTYITKCDTLNGVFDFINLWENKRDSLPFDIDGIVIKVNSYRHQQILGFTAKSPRWAIAYKYKAREAITSLLSIDFQVGRTGAVTPVANLKPVLLAGTTVKRASLHNADQIELLDIRIGDKVKIEKGGEVIPKITGVVLAERSPERQKVEFITHCPECGTELKRIPGEARHFCPNDTGCPPQIKGRLAHFAGRRAMDIGCAEATIEQLNNKGLLNDPSDFYQLTAEKLRQLDRFGKKSAENLIKSIEESKQVPFERVMYAIGIRYVGETVAKKLASHFNSMDTIMNSDVDALIQVGEIGDVIAGSVKEYFSNRLNREMVERLKAAGVQMTGVPKKIEKASEKLSGKNFVISGVFQNHSREEMQKLIEENGGKLLSSVSSNTHYVVAGEGMGPAKKEKAVKLGVKIISEEEIVAMIRE, from the coding sequence ATGACAGCAAGGGAAAGGATATTGCAGCTCAGGTCAGAAATTGACCATCACAATTATTTATACTATGTTTTAGCCCAACCTTCGATTGATGATGAAACTTATGATCGTCTATTAAAGGAATTGCAGGAACTTGAAAAACAAAATCCTGATCTTTACGACCCAAACTCGCCCACCCAGCGCGTGGGTAGTGATTCCGACAGTGAATTCAGGCAAATAGCGCATACCTGGCCCATGTTATCACTTGATAATACCTATTCACAGCAGGAAATTGAGGATTTCGACGAACGGGTCAGAAAAGACATTCCGGGTGCAGTGGAATATGTTTGCGAGTTAAAATATGACGGAGTATCCATTAATCTTCACTATGAAAAAGGCCGTCTTGTTTATGCAGTAACACGCGGGGACGGTGTTAAGGGAGATGATGTAACGGCCAATGTGAAAACCATCCGGAGCGTTCCTCTTACTCTCAAGAATACCGGTTATCCGGATGTATTTGATATACGTGGTGAAATCTATATGCCTCATGCGGGTTTTGAAAAGATGAACAGGGACAGGGCTGAAAACGGGGAAGCTTTATTTGCGAATCCCCGGAATGCCACTTCGGGTACTCTGAAGACAAAGAACTCTTCGATGGTGGCAAAACGGCCGCTGGATTGCTGGATTTACTATCTGCCCGGGATGGAGTCGGTTTACAAAACCCATTATGAAAGCATTACTGCAGCCAGAGAGTGGGGTTTCAAAGTTCCGACCTATATAACAAAATGCGATACACTCAACGGGGTATTTGATTTCATTAACTTGTGGGAAAACAAGAGGGATAGTCTTCCTTTTGATATTGACGGGATTGTTATCAAGGTAAATTCATACAGGCATCAGCAGATTCTTGGTTTTACGGCTAAATCGCCCCGTTGGGCGATAGCATATAAATACAAAGCGCGGGAAGCCATCACCAGCCTTCTTTCAATTGATTTCCAGGTAGGGAGAACCGGGGCGGTTACACCAGTTGCTAATCTTAAACCGGTGTTACTTGCCGGCACCACTGTAAAAAGGGCTTCTCTGCATAATGCTGACCAGATTGAATTATTGGATATCCGGATTGGAGATAAAGTGAAAATTGAAAAGGGCGGCGAGGTTATACCGAAGATTACAGGTGTTGTATTGGCTGAACGCTCTCCTGAACGTCAGAAAGTGGAGTTCATTACCCATTGCCCTGAATGCGGCACCGAACTGAAAAGGATACCCGGAGAAGCGCGCCATTTTTGTCCGAATGATACCGGCTGTCCTCCGCAGATAAAGGGACGCCTTGCCCATTTCGCCGGACGGCGGGCGATGGATATCGGCTGTGCCGAGGCCACTATAGAGCAATTGAATAATAAAGGTCTTTTAAACGATCCGTCTGATTTCTACCAGCTGACAGCGGAGAAGCTGCGTCAGCTTGACCGTTTCGGAAAGAAATCAGCCGAAAACCTAATTAAAAGTATTGAAGAATCGAAGCAGGTCCCGTTTGAACGGGTAATGTATGCCATAGGTATCCGCTACGTAGGTGAAACCGTCGCCAAAAAGCTTGCTTCGCATTTTAATTCCATGGACACCATTATGAATTCGGACGTTGATGCGTTGATCCAGGTAGGAGAAATTGGTGATGTCATTGCCGGAAGTGTGAAGGAGTATTTTTCGAACCGTTTGAACCGGGAAATGGTAGAACGGTTAAAAGCGGCGGGTGTTCAGATGACCGGAGTTCCGAAGAAAATTGAAAAAGCTTCCGAAAAATTATCCGGTAAGAATTTTGTGATATCCGGAGTTTTTCAGAATCATTCACGTGAGGAAATGCAGAAGTTGATTGAAGAAAACGGTGGCAAGCTGCTCTCATCAGTGAGTTCCAATACGCACTATGTTGTTGCAGGCGAAGGTATGGGACCAGCGAAGAAAGAAAAGGCGGTGAAACTGGGGGTGAAAATTATCTCGGAAGAAGAGATTGTGGCGATGATAAGGGAGTGA